The Bacillus sp. es.036 genomic sequence TAAGAATAGGTCGGTTGCTGGGCGTCATAGGGCCAAATCCCTCAGCCTGCTCTTGATAAGAGAAAGTTTATGAAATTATTTTACAATTTTTTCGCTTGAAATGTATGTTACAGAGAAACAGATGCATTTGTCAATAATATTTTGAATTTTATTTATATATATCTGGACGTCGATCTTCAAAGATGGGGATACGACTTCGGATTGATGGTATTTCTTCCTCATCAATCAAGCCTGTTAAGATCGTTTCCTCTTCGCCTGCTTCTGCGATAATCGTTCCCCACGGATCAATGATTAAAGAATGTCCGCCAAACGCATTGTCTGGATCTGCTCCTACACGATTACAAGCAATCACGTAACATTGGTTTTCAATAGCGCGGCTAATAAGTAATGCTCGCCAATGATCCGTACGCTGTTTCGGCCATTCGGCTGGAACGAACAAAACTTGTGCACCTTCAATGGCATGAAGGCGAAGCCACTCAGGAAAGCGAATATCATAACAGATGAATCCGGCACTTGGGAGTTCTTCAAGTGTGAAGTGGCTTTTCTCATTTCCTGAAACAAGGTATTTCTCTTCATTCATCAGGCGAAATAGATGAGCTTTGCTATACTCATGGATAAGCTGCCCATCTCGATTGAAAACGAGCATCGTATTCGTTACATGATCATTGTGTTGCTTTGCAATTGAGCCACCTACTATACTCACCTTATTCTTTTTGGCTAGGTCTGAAAGAAATGCAATGGACTTTTCTGCATTTGTATCCCCAATTTCGTCTAGTCTCGATAAGTCATAACCAGTCGACCACAGTTCTGGTAAAACAATAATATCTGGTTTGTCATGAACAGCCTTAGCAACAAGCTCTTTCACTTTCGAGAAATTTTCTTCCGGGTTTCCAAACGCAATATCAAATTGCAACAGAGCGATTTTTTTCATTGTTTTCTCCTCCTCGCTTACAAAATAAGCTTTACATGATTGTGTATCCAAGATAACATAATTTACTAGAATTTCACGAAAATTTTAACAGGATGTGATTCTTTGAAACAATTTCAAACTTCGGATGCGCTTAAACGATTACCGGAACAATTTTTTGCGAAGCTTGCTGGAAAAGTGAACCGCTATGTAGAAGCGGGTTATGACATGATTAATCTTGGACAGGGAAATCCTGATCAGCCAACACCTGATCATATTATCAAGTCCTTGCAGAAGGCAGCTGAAAATCCCACCTATCACAAATATCCGCCATTTCGAGGACAGCCTTTTTTGAAGCAGGCGGCTGCTGATTTCTATGAGCGAGAATTTGGAGTGAAGCTTGATCCAGAGAAGGAAGTTGCCGTTCTTTTCGGTGGAAAAGCAGGCCTTGTCGAGGTCAGTCAATGTTTACTAAATAAAGGTGATGTGGCACTCGTTCCAGACCCTGGATATCCCGATTATTGGTCAGGTGTCGCGATGGCTGAAGCGGATATGCAAATGATGCCGTTGCTTGAGGAGAATCATTTCTTACCAGACTATGATGCGATTCCAGAGGATTCATTAAAAAAAGCGAAAATGATGTTTTTAAATTATCCAAACAACCCAACTGCAGCTGTTGCAACGAAGCGCTTTTTTGAGGAAACAGTCAGTTTTGCAGAGACGAATGATATTTGTGTTGTGCATGATTTCGCTTACGGTGCGATCGGGTTTGATGGCGAGCGACCGATTAGCTTTTTGGAAACAGGGGGTGCAAAAGACAATGGAATTGAAATCTATACCCTTTCAAAAACATATAATATGGCGGGATGGCGTGTAGGATTTGCAGTCGGAAATCAATCTGTTGTTGAGAGCATCAATCTCCTTCAGGATCATTTTTACGTTAGTCTATTTAGTGCGGTGCAAGAAGCCGCAGCTGAAGCTTTGCTTGGATCGCAGCAGTGTGTAGAAGACCTTCGCGATACGTATGAGTCGAGACGAAATGTTCTCATTCAAGGACTCCATGACATTGGCTGGAATGTCACTTCTCCTGCGGGATCGTTTTTCGCCTGGTTAAAAGTACCTGAATCCTTTACTTCAGAAAGCTTTGCAGATTACTTACTTGAAAGCGTCCAAATTGTTGTCGCACCTGGCAACGGGTTTGGTGAATATGGTGAGGGCTATGTACGAGTGGGGCTATTAACGTCTGAAGATAAGCTAAGAGAAGCGGTGGAACGAATTAAGTCTCTTAATCTCTTTTGATTCAGAAAAATTAAAAAACAGTTTGACAGAATTTCTTGCGTCTGGCATAATTCAAATCAATTACTAAAAACGAATAATTGCAAACTCTTATCCAGAGAGGTGGAGGGACGAGCCCTTTGAAGCCCGGCAACCGATTTTTAAGTTTTCTTAAAGACACGGTGCTAATTCTCGCAGCAAAAGCTGGAAGATAAGAGGAAGAGCATGGTGATAAAGACCTCTTCCTCGTGAAGGGGTCTTTTTTGTGTGATGAGCGAAAATTGAAAGGTAAAGACTGAAAGGAATGAACGTGATGAGCCGTCTTATAGCTACCTATCTTGTAAATAATGATCATCAATTAGCCCAGCGTGCCGAATCGATCGCTCTCGGATTAACCGTTGGCACATGGACGAATCTACCGTTATTAGAAAAAGAACAGTTACAAAAACATAAAGGAGAAGTCGTTAGGGTGGAGGAGAGAGAAGGTAAAGGGATCATTGTTATCTCCTATCCAGCGATTAATTTCAGTGCTGATATACCGGCGATTTTAACAACCGTTTTCGGCAAACTTTCTCTTGATGGAGAAATAAAACTCATTGATTTAGAGTTTTCGGATGAGTTGCTTCAAGCCTTTCCGGGGCCGGGGCATGGGATAGAAGGCATCCGCAAACTTGCAGATGTGCATGATCGACCACTTGTCATGAGTATTTTTAAAGGGGTGATTGGAAAGCCATTGCATGAGTTAGAACAACAAATGCAGGCACAAGCCCTTGGTAAAGTTGATTTCGTAAAAGATGATGAAATTCTTTTTGAAAATGAGTTATCTCCTCTTGAAAAGCGCGTCCCTGTTTTAAAAAAAGTGCTGGATCAGACGTCAGAAGTGACAGGGAAACGCACACGATATGCGGTTAACTTAACCGGAAGAACGGACATTCTGAAAGATCGAGCAAAACGCGCGATTGAATTAGGGGCTGATGCCCTGTTGTTTAACGTTTTTACATATGGTTTAGATGTCCTTCAGTCTCTTGCTGAGGATAAGGATATCTCGGTTCCGATCATGGCTCATCCTTCTTTTTCAGGGGCTATGGCTGCATCGAGCACTTATGGCATAAGTTATTCCCTGTTACTTGGAAAATTACTTCGAACCGCTGGTGCTGATTTCTCTCTTTTTCCTTCCCCTTACGGAAGCGTGGCGTTAGATCGAAACGAAGCGCTCGCAACAGCCTTAGCTCTGACGGAAGAGAATCAACTGAATAAGACATTTCCGGTTCCTTCAGCAGGCATCCATCCAGGATTGGTCCCACTTTTACTTCAGGACTTTGGAAAGGATAGCGTTATTAATGCAGGAGGAGGCGTGCACGGTCATCCAGGAGGAGCCGCTTCTGGAGGAAAAGCATTCCGAGCTGCGATTGAAGCTGTTCTAACAAATCAAACTCTCGAAGAGGCATCGCTTAATAGTGAGGCACTTCACCAGGCACTTACAAAGTGGGGGAGCACAGAGGTGGTTCGATGAAAAAGCCGATTATATTTTGTGATTTTGATGGCACGATTACAAATAGTGATAATATCGTTTCCTTAATGAAACGTTTTGCTCCGAAAGAATGGGAGCAAATAAAAGACAATATTTTAGCGCAGAACCTATCCATTCGGGAAGGAGTGGGGCAGATGTTTCATTTGATTCCTTCCAGTCGAAAGAAGGATTTGCTTGATTATTTATTAGCTACAACCGAGATTAGACAGGGATTTGCCGAGTTTGTTCATTATACAAAACGAGAAGGAATCCAGCTTTACGTTGTAAGCGGAGGAATTGATTTTTTTGTCTATCCGCTTCTAAACCCATTTGAAATACCAGAAGAGAACATTTTCTGCAATGGGAGCGATTTTACGAACGAAACGATCACGATTACTTGGCCATACTCTTGTGATGATGATTGTACAAACGATTGCGGATGCTGCAAGCCAGGCATCTTAAAAAAGTTTGATGGAGATACATACCGAAAAATTGTGATCGGTGACTCTATAACGGATCTAGAGGCAGCTAAACGGGCAGATCAAGTCTTTGCAAGAGATTACTTAGCAAAGAAGTGTAAAGAACTATCCATTCCTGCAGTTCCGTTTGAGTCGTTCCATGATATCGTTCGAAAATTGAGGGAAGAAAAGGAGGGGTATGATGAGTCTCGTACAGAAACGTTGGAACGAACTCGCTGATATCAAAGATGAGTTAGCAGCTCGTGATTGGTTTCCAGGAACAAGCGGCAATCTCTCAATCAAAGTAAGTGAGGAGCCGCTACAGTTTCTTGTTACCACAAGTGGTAAAGATAAAAGAAAACGAACGGAAGAAGATTTCATATTGGTCGACCGTGATGGACAGGCAATCGAAAAAACTTCTTTAAAACCATCTGCTGAAACAATTGTTCATCAGGCCATCTATCAAAAAACAAATGCAGGATGTTGTTTGCACGTCCACACAGTAGATAACAATGTGATTTCTGAACTTTTTCGTACAGAGGGTGAGGTTACTTTTCAGGGTGTTGAATTAATAAAAGCATTTGGGCTCTGGGGACAAAATGATCGAATATCCGTTCCAATCATTGATAACTCCAGTGACCTTTCTTTACTTGCTCAGGATGTTGTTCATGTTATCACTAAAGAAACGAAAGCTGTATTAATGAAAAATCATGGTATTACGGTATGGGGACGCGATGGTTTTGAAGCCAAAAAGTATCTCGAAGCATTTGAGTTTTTATTTAGTTATCATCTTAAATTAAGAAACTTTCAATCTGTAGTAAGCTAAGCGAGGGAGGAAGAAAAAATGGCGGTTATTAAAGTGAGAAATACAGGTGAAGTAATTGAAGGAAGGGATGCTGTAAGTGCATTTCTACAACAAGAAGGTGTTCTTTATGAACAGTGGCAGGTAGAAAAGCTCCCTGAACAATTAAGAGGTAATTGCACTGTAACAGAAGAACAAAAAAATGAAATTTTAACTGTATTTAATGAAGAAATTCGTTCGCTAGCTGAACGCAATGGATACGGAAACTGGGATGTGGTGGCTCTTTCTGAAGAAACGCCAGACCTAGATGTCATTCTGAAGAAATTCGAACAAGTGCACGTCCATACGGAGGATGAAGTAAGAGCAATTACCGCTGGCCATGGGATTTTTGTGATCAAAGGAAGCGTCGGATATTTTGATGTTGAATTAGATCCAGGCGATGTGATTTCTGTTCCAGTGGATACACCGCATTTCTTTACATTAATGGATGATCGTCAGGTTGTAGCTGTTCGTCTATTTATTGACCCATCAGGCTGGGTTGCCCACCCTTATGAAGAGAAAGAAAGTGTAAACTAAAAGAAAGCGACCGTGAGTGTTCGTCGGGCGCTTTTCTATATCGATATTTAGGTGCAAATCGTAATCAAATCTTCTAGATCTGGCCAACCAAAAGCCGTTTCTAGAAGTTTTTTTTCTGCAATTTCGGTCTCTTTCTCAGCAACTTTAAGTGGATGAAAGCTTTGATAAAAGTGAGCGGCTGGATTTCCGTTCAGAACCCACACAAGCATCGATTGGTATGATTCGTTTTTGAGCTCTTTCGCAACAGAACATAATAGCTTTTTTCCTGCCCCTTTTCGCTGTGCTTCTTCAAGAAGATAAATCGCATACAGCTCTCCATCATAGTGATAAGGTGTTGATCTATTTTTCCCACCGTTTGCAAACCCGATAATTTCTCCTTGATCGACGGCTACAAAAATAGTGCTGCCAGCTTGAATAAACTTTTTCCAACGGGCTTCCCGTATTTGAATATCAAGTGCATTAAGATAATCTTCTGGAATGAGCTGCTGATAGGTCGATTTCCAGCTATTCACATGAACAGTTGCTATCGCTAGAGCATCATCTACTGTCGCATTTCTAATTTTCATGGGAGCTCTCCTCATTACCTATGATTTCTTACTCCACTCACTTCTAGAAAAAGGGAATGAATCCTGCTAGTCGAATAAATGAAGTAGCCATACATAATGGAAGGACTGAGTTCTATGAAAAAAATGAAGGTGAACATAGAAGGTCTCGACGTCTGCATTTATGAATGGGGAAGTCAGCGTAACCCCACCGTTCTCCTACTTCATGGTTTGACGAACAATGCGCTTGGGTTTAACGAGATCGCTGATCGTTTGCAGGATCATTTTCATTTGTTTGCGATTGATTTACCTGGCCACGGTGAGACTCAGCCTTTTAATGAAGAAAAAAATTATTCCTTTCAATTTCTAACCGAATGGCTCGAAAAGGTACGTTTTGAACTAAGCAATCAGCCAGTTTATTTGATTGGCCATTCTTGGGGAGCGGCTCTAGCTCTCCACTTTAGTAGTCGGTTTTCTGAAATGGTGAATGGCGTTGTGATGATTGATGGAGGTTATCTCCTTTTTGAAGAAGATCCTTCTATAACGTTAGAGGAATTCCTGAAGCAAATGTCACAGTGGATCACAGAAAGTTATTATTCAACTATAGAAGAGTATGAGAAAAAGAAGAAAGAGGAAATTGGTAGATGGAGCCATGAATTGGAGCAAATGGTTCACAGGGATATGAAGGAAGTGGTGGGCGGCGTAGCAATGAAGGTAAGCGGAAATACGGTAAGAGCGATTGGAAAGTCACTCTATCTTGAGTCGTGCCGCGACGTTTTCCATCAGGTGCAGGCGCCAATCTTTCTTATAAGAGCAACCCTTCCTGAGGATGGAGAAACGATAAGACGTCAGGCAGCAGCTAGAATGCAGGAGGAGCTGGGAACTCATTGTAAGGTAAGTGCTATTCCTGAAACGGGACATGTCCTACACTGGCAAAGACCTGAAGAAACGATAAAAAAGATTAAACAGTGGTTAGAAGAAAAGGTTAACGAAAAGATCTATACACAAGCCCCTGAATAAAAGGGGTTAGGTGCGATAGATCTTTGGGAAGTTTAATGTAACGATTGTTCCTTTGCCTTCGTTACTTTCAATAGTAAAAGTGCCTTTATGTTTTTTGACAATTCTCTTGCAAATTGTCAGTCCAAGTCCTGTTCCGTTCTTTTTCGTAGTGAAAAAAGGTGAGCCAAGTTTTTCAAGTTCTTCATCAGCGATGCCACTACCATTATCAATTACTTGAATCTGTATGTGTTCCTTTCGTTCCATAGCTTTGATAGTAATTTCTCCTTCTTCACCAATTGCGTCCATCGCATTTTTAAGCAGGTTAATAAAAACCTGTTTTAGTTGGTTACTTTCACTATAAATAGGAGAGAGAGAAGAAGCATATTCCTTTTGTAAAATAATGCTTTTCATGTTAGCTTGACCGCTTAGTAATTCAATAACTTCATCTAATATAAGATCAATACGGTTGTTTTGAAAATTGGTTTTTGTTGGTTTTGCTAGAATAAGAAATTCATCAATGATTTGCTCAATCCGATGAAATTCTGAATCCATCACTTGTACATAGCGATCAATGTCTTTATCCGTATTTCTGAATTGAATTAATTTCAAAAAACCTTTCAATGAAGTGAGTGGATTTCGTAACTCATGTGCAATTCCTGCCGCAAGTTGACCAACAATAGATAGCTTTTCTGATTGAACAAGGTGTTCTTCATTCATTCGTTTTTCTGTAATATCTTTTGCTATCCCAATCAATCTCTCAACTGAACCTCCTTCTACAAGAGGAACAAGTGTAATATCGAATAATTTGTAACCCTGCTTGGGAAAAGAGTACCCTTCCTCAAATTGAATCGTTTTCTTTCGAATAATCGCTTCTTGAAATCTTTTAATGGCTTGAATTCCCTGATCAACACCGAGAAAATCTTCTATTCTTCGGCCGGATATGGCTTCTTTGGAAGTTTCATAATTGGATAGATAAGCTTCATTTACAGCTTCAATTTCATAGTGATGCACATCAATGACCCGAATTTGGAAGATCAGATCTGAAATATGATGAAAGATGATATCTAAATTTACATCTTTTAGCTCGCTTCCTTTTTCCATAGAAATCCCCCATAATCAGCTTTTTGACATCGCATTAATTGGATATTTCTACAAGATATGCGAATTCCCTTCTAATTATGATCGATATGCGTAAATGATTGACGTTTTGTAGCGATTGAACAGAGAGGTTAAATTCTGTATCCCTGTTGGAAAGGCTCCTATCCATTGGAAGAAGATTGCAATTCAAATGGTCATGCTATAGAGTAAGAAGAAGTATTTTGATGCAATCATTCATCTGATTTTGTGAAAGGAAGGGTTTCTAAAGAGCATGACTAAAAGGGATAGCGTCTTTTTTCTAAGTTTGTTTTTATTCTTTTTTCATGGTGCAAATACAATCATTATTAGCTATATGCCAGTTTATTTCCAACATAGCGGTATGTCGGAAAGTAAAATAGGATCTATTCTTGCGATTGGACCATTAGCGGCAATTCTAGCTCAACCCTTTTGGGGATACCTAAGTGATAAATTTGGTACGATAAAAAAAGTTTTGCTTGTGACGCTGGTTGGAGTAGCTGTTGTTAGTGTTTTTCTTTTAACGAACAGTCATTACGTGTTTATTTTAATTTCAGCAGCGATTTTTTATGTGTTTATGTCTCCTACGGGAGCACTTGGCGATAGTCTTGCTGTTAAAACCGCTGCTAGCGTGAATAAAAACTTTGGAAGTATTCGAACATGGGGATCGATTGGTTTTGCTGTATCAACGCTAATCGTTGGTCAGTTTTTCTCTTTCTTTGGTATAAGTACGATTCTAATTCCATTCATGTTTATGATTGTGATCGCCTTTCTTACAGCGATGAGAGTATCGGATGTAAAAACGCGTAACAAACCAGTAACAGTGTTTGATGCGATGAGGATTGGGAAGAATAGTAAGTTTCTATTATTTTTAGGAACAATCCTGTTTTTAACGATTCCACATCGGGCCAATGATAGTTTCATAGGACTTTATCTCACGGAACTTGGTGGGAATGAGTCTCAAATTGGGCTTGCTTGGTTTGTTGCTGTATCTAGTGAAGCTGTTATATTCGCTACCAGTCACTATTGGTTCAAAAGATTTAATGAAATTGTCTTTATCATGATTGCAGGTGTCATCTATGCAGTTAGGTGGTTTGGGTTAGCGTACATAGGGGGGCCGGTTGCCGTTATCCTCCTTCAAGTTTTTCACGGTGTAACGTTTGGTGTTTTTTACGTTGCTGCGTTTCAATATGTGACAAAGTTAGTACCCGAGCACTTGCAAGCCACGGGACATCTTCTATTTATCTCTGTTTTCTTTGGACTATCAGGGATTCTAGGTTCATTGTTCGGAGGGCTGATCTTTGAAAGATCTTCTGGAGCAACTTTGTATGCTGTGATGGGATGTTTAACCCTAGTTGGGTGTTTTGTGTTACTTTTCTATCGCATCGTTGAAAAAAGAAAAACGAAAACAGATGAAAGTTACGCTTAGGACAGATGAAATTCTGTCCTTTTTTTATTATCCAATTATTTCATACCCGAATTATGCTGAAATAAACCAGATAGGATATTGGTGATGGTTGTCACAGACCGGTGAAAGAAACCTGACTACAATGAAGGTGTGATAAAAATAAAGTTGTGGAGCGTGAGGAGTATGTTTGTTCATTTTTTGAGAGAGAACAAGGGAGCTTCTGGCATTCTTTTTCTTATTCGATTGTTTCTAGGCTATCAATGGATCACGGCTGGATGGACAAAAATAACGAGTGGTTTTGACGCGAGTGGTTTTTTGCAGGGAGCGGTTGCGAGTGCGAGTGGAGAACATCCGGCTGTTCAAGGTTGGTGGGCTACTTTTTTAGAAGGCGTAGCCATTCCCAATGTCGATTTCTTTAATGTCTTAATACCATGGGGAGAGTTTCTAGTTGGACTTGGTTTAATACTTGGTACTTTCACAACTCTTGCGGCATTCATGGGAGTAGTGATGAACTTTGCTTTCCTCTTTAGTGGTACAACTAGCACGAATCCAATGATGGTTATTCTCGGAATGCTCTTATTAATTGCCGGTTATAATGCAGCTAAAATTGGGATTGATCGATGGCTTATCCCAATTGTTAAGAAAAGCATTCATATGCGACAGATGAAGCCAGCACTTCATCACTAAGAAAGAGGTTCCGTGAAAACGGGGCCTTTTTTGTTTTGATAATTAGAAAGGTTGGTGCAAGCGTAACATTACAGTTAAATAAAAAAAGAGGAGGAACTGTAATAAAAAGTAAAGAGGCAGATGGGAAGGAACAGCGAATTTGGTTTAGTGATTATTAATTTGGGAGGCTAGACCATGTTTGGTATATTTAAAGAAAATGAAGAACGCTATTTGAGTTGGCACAGCGCTAATCAAAATGGGTATGTTTTTAATCATTTTAAAGGAAAAGATGCGGCTTATAATAAAATTCATTTAGCTACTTGTAGGACACTTTGGCGAGAAAAAGATGAGGGAGCAAGAACGAAAGTGGAAAAGATTTGTTGTGATAACCTTGATGAGCTTCTTAAGATAACAGAAGAGATGAGGCAGACAAAAGGTTATTCCTATTGCAAAATCTGTATGCCCGAATACATATTGAAAGGTGAAAAGTTAGCCAAATATTCTTGGCGTTAAGTTATAAGGAAATTGGTATGATAACGTTACTTATAGTATTAGGAGAGGATACAAATGCTTCAAGATCAAATTATAGTAAAAGGAAAAACCGTAGATAACAAAACACGATGCGAACATTATCACAGTGAACGAGATATTGTTGCGATTAAATTCTATTGTTGTGATACTTACTATCCGTGTTTTTTGTGTCATCAAGAAACAGCTGATCATCACGTCACAGTATGGCCAAAGGAAAAATATGATAAAAAAGCTATTTTATGTGGAAACTGTCGTTCTGAATTAACAATTCAGGAGTACTTAACAGCACATTCTATGTGTCCTTACTGCCACGCTTCCTATAATGAAGGTTGCAAACTTCATTACCATCTTTATTTTGACGAAAATAAAACCGTGAAATAATCGCTTTACTTCAGATGAAGGTGCAGGTATTATTATTTCAATCTTTAATTGAAATTCTATTACGATGCATTAAACTAACTCTAACGATAATAGACTGCTTGAGACACAGAAGTTCTGTGTTTTTTCTTTTGTCGTCTCCCCTTCACGTATTGTTTTTGTGTATTTTGGCAGAAGTCTTCGGTTGATTCGTTTAGTTTAATGGCACCATTAAGAAAGAAGGAAAATAATCATGAAGCTGAAAGAACTATTTCTTCATCCGCCAAGAGCTTTACTGCTTCTATTTCTCATTGTAAGTACGATTGGAACTGTTTTACTGAAATTACCCCAAGCAACAACTACGCCTGTCAGCTGGTTAGATGCCTGGTTTACAGCTATATCAGCTATCACAGTTACAGGGCTCGTCGTGGTAGACACGGGTTCTGTTTATACAGTTTTTGGTCAGGTTGTTATTATGCTATTAATTCAAGTTGGTGGACTTGGTATTATGTCATTTGCTGTTGTTATCTTTCTTCTAATTGGAAAGAAAATCGGGATTTCACAACGTCTTCTAATCACACAAGCATTAAATCAAAAAGGAATGGGCGGCATTATTAAGCTTGTAAGAAGTCTCTTTATTTTTTCAATAGTAATTGAAATCATTGGAGCCACTCTTCTATCTGCAAGATGGATACCGGAATATGGAATAGGGACCGGCATTTATGTAGCCATCTTTCACGCCATTTCAGCTTACAATAACGCTGGATTTTCCATTTGGTCTGATAGTCTTTCTTCCTATGTAGGAGATCCGATCATTAACCTTGTGATCGTAATGCTTTTTATTTTAGGA encodes the following:
- a CDS encoding carbon-nitrogen family hydrolase, translating into MKKIALLQFDIAFGNPEENFSKVKELVAKAVHDKPDIIVLPELWSTGYDLSRLDEIGDTNAEKSIAFLSDLAKKNKVSIVGGSIAKQHNDHVTNTMLVFNRDGQLIHEYSKAHLFRLMNEEKYLVSGNEKSHFTLEELPSAGFICYDIRFPEWLRLHAIEGAQVLFVPAEWPKQRTDHWRALLISRAIENQCYVIACNRVGADPDNAFGGHSLIIDPWGTIIAEAGEEETILTGLIDEEEIPSIRSRIPIFEDRRPDIYK
- a CDS encoding pyridoxal phosphate-dependent aminotransferase; the encoded protein is MKQFQTSDALKRLPEQFFAKLAGKVNRYVEAGYDMINLGQGNPDQPTPDHIIKSLQKAAENPTYHKYPPFRGQPFLKQAAADFYEREFGVKLDPEKEVAVLFGGKAGLVEVSQCLLNKGDVALVPDPGYPDYWSGVAMAEADMQMMPLLEENHFLPDYDAIPEDSLKKAKMMFLNYPNNPTAAVATKRFFEETVSFAETNDICVVHDFAYGAIGFDGERPISFLETGGAKDNGIEIYTLSKTYNMAGWRVGFAVGNQSVVESINLLQDHFYVSLFSAVQEAAAEALLGSQQCVEDLRDTYESRRNVLIQGLHDIGWNVTSPAGSFFAWLKVPESFTSESFADYLLESVQIVVAPGNGFGEYGEGYVRVGLLTSEDKLREAVERIKSLNLF
- a CDS encoding 2,3-diketo-5-methylthiopentyl-1-phosphate enolase, translated to MSRLIATYLVNNDHQLAQRAESIALGLTVGTWTNLPLLEKEQLQKHKGEVVRVEEREGKGIIVISYPAINFSADIPAILTTVFGKLSLDGEIKLIDLEFSDELLQAFPGPGHGIEGIRKLADVHDRPLVMSIFKGVIGKPLHELEQQMQAQALGKVDFVKDDEILFENELSPLEKRVPVLKKVLDQTSEVTGKRTRYAVNLTGRTDILKDRAKRAIELGADALLFNVFTYGLDVLQSLAEDKDISVPIMAHPSFSGAMAASSTYGISYSLLLGKLLRTAGADFSLFPSPYGSVALDRNEALATALALTEENQLNKTFPVPSAGIHPGLVPLLLQDFGKDSVINAGGGVHGHPGGAASGGKAFRAAIEAVLTNQTLEEASLNSEALHQALTKWGSTEVVR
- a CDS encoding 2-hydroxy-3-keto-5-methylthiopentenyl-1-phosphate phosphatase, which translates into the protein MKKPIIFCDFDGTITNSDNIVSLMKRFAPKEWEQIKDNILAQNLSIREGVGQMFHLIPSSRKKDLLDYLLATTEIRQGFAEFVHYTKREGIQLYVVSGGIDFFVYPLLNPFEIPEENIFCNGSDFTNETITITWPYSCDDDCTNDCGCCKPGILKKFDGDTYRKIVIGDSITDLEAAKRADQVFARDYLAKKCKELSIPAVPFESFHDIVRKLREEKEGYDESRTETLERTR
- a CDS encoding methylthioribulose 1-phosphate dehydratase yields the protein MSLVQKRWNELADIKDELAARDWFPGTSGNLSIKVSEEPLQFLVTTSGKDKRKRTEEDFILVDRDGQAIEKTSLKPSAETIVHQAIYQKTNAGCCLHVHTVDNNVISELFRTEGEVTFQGVELIKAFGLWGQNDRISVPIIDNSSDLSLLAQDVVHVITKETKAVLMKNHGITVWGRDGFEAKKYLEAFEFLFSYHLKLRNFQSVVS
- a CDS encoding acireductone dioxygenase, with amino-acid sequence MAVIKVRNTGEVIEGRDAVSAFLQQEGVLYEQWQVEKLPEQLRGNCTVTEEQKNEILTVFNEEIRSLAERNGYGNWDVVALSEETPDLDVILKKFEQVHVHTEDEVRAITAGHGIFVIKGSVGYFDVELDPGDVISVPVDTPHFFTLMDDRQVVAVRLFIDPSGWVAHPYEEKESVN
- a CDS encoding GNAT family N-acetyltransferase, coding for MKIRNATVDDALAIATVHVNSWKSTYQQLIPEDYLNALDIQIREARWKKFIQAGSTIFVAVDQGEIIGFANGGKNRSTPYHYDGELYAIYLLEEAQRKGAGKKLLCSVAKELKNESYQSMLVWVLNGNPAAHFYQSFHPLKVAEKETEIAEKKLLETAFGWPDLEDLITICT
- a CDS encoding alpha/beta fold hydrolase, producing the protein MKKMKVNIEGLDVCIYEWGSQRNPTVLLLHGLTNNALGFNEIADRLQDHFHLFAIDLPGHGETQPFNEEKNYSFQFLTEWLEKVRFELSNQPVYLIGHSWGAALALHFSSRFSEMVNGVVMIDGGYLLFEEDPSITLEEFLKQMSQWITESYYSTIEEYEKKKKEEIGRWSHELEQMVHRDMKEVVGGVAMKVSGNTVRAIGKSLYLESCRDVFHQVQAPIFLIRATLPEDGETIRRQAAARMQEELGTHCKVSAIPETGHVLHWQRPEETIKKIKQWLEEKVNEKIYTQAPE
- a CDS encoding ATP-binding protein, yielding MEKGSELKDVNLDIIFHHISDLIFQIRVIDVHHYEIEAVNEAYLSNYETSKEAISGRRIEDFLGVDQGIQAIKRFQEAIIRKKTIQFEEGYSFPKQGYKLFDITLVPLVEGGSVERLIGIAKDITEKRMNEEHLVQSEKLSIVGQLAAGIAHELRNPLTSLKGFLKLIQFRNTDKDIDRYVQVMDSEFHRIEQIIDEFLILAKPTKTNFQNNRIDLILDEVIELLSGQANMKSIILQKEYASSLSPIYSESNQLKQVFINLLKNAMDAIGEEGEITIKAMERKEHIQIQVIDNGSGIADEELEKLGSPFFTTKKNGTGLGLTICKRIVKKHKGTFTIESNEGKGTIVTLNFPKIYRT
- a CDS encoding MFS transporter; amino-acid sequence: MTKRDSVFFLSLFLFFFHGANTIIISYMPVYFQHSGMSESKIGSILAIGPLAAILAQPFWGYLSDKFGTIKKVLLVTLVGVAVVSVFLLTNSHYVFILISAAIFYVFMSPTGALGDSLAVKTAASVNKNFGSIRTWGSIGFAVSTLIVGQFFSFFGISTILIPFMFMIVIAFLTAMRVSDVKTRNKPVTVFDAMRIGKNSKFLLFLGTILFLTIPHRANDSFIGLYLTELGGNESQIGLAWFVAVSSEAVIFATSHYWFKRFNEIVFIMIAGVIYAVRWFGLAYIGGPVAVILLQVFHGVTFGVFYVAAFQYVTKLVPEHLQATGHLLFISVFFGLSGILGSLFGGLIFERSSGATLYAVMGCLTLVGCFVLLFYRIVEKRKTKTDESYA
- a CDS encoding DoxX family protein gives rise to the protein MFVHFLRENKGASGILFLIRLFLGYQWITAGWTKITSGFDASGFLQGAVASASGEHPAVQGWWATFLEGVAIPNVDFFNVLIPWGEFLVGLGLILGTFTTLAAFMGVVMNFAFLFSGTTSTNPMMVILGMLLLIAGYNAAKIGIDRWLIPIVKKSIHMRQMKPALHH
- a CDS encoding CHY zinc finger protein, whose product is MLQDQIIVKGKTVDNKTRCEHYHSERDIVAIKFYCCDTYYPCFLCHQETADHHVTVWPKEKYDKKAILCGNCRSELTIQEYLTAHSMCPYCHASYNEGCKLHYHLYFDENKTVK